The sequence TGTTCAGTGACAGACATGCATTTGTTTAACCCATCACTAGAttatttcatttcagagagacaaaaagacatacagttgaagtcagaagtttacatacacttaggttggagtcatttaaactcgtttttcaaccactccacaaatttcttgttaacaaactatagttttggcaagtcggttaggacatctgctttgtgcatgacacaagtaatttttccaacaactgcttacagacagattatttcacttgtaatttactgtatcataattccagtgggtcagaagtttacatacactaagttgactgtgccttttaaacagcttggaaaattccagaaaatgatgtcatggctttcgaagcttctgataggctaattgacataatttgagtcaattggaggtgtacctggggatgtatttcaaggcctaccttcaaactcagtgcctctttgcttgacatcatgggaaaatcaataaaaatcagccaagacctcagaaaaaaattgtagacctccagaagtctggttcatcattgggagcaatttccaaacacctgaatgtaccacgttcatctgtacaaacaacagtacgcaagtataaacaccacaggaccacgcagccgtcataccgctcaggaaggagatgcgttctgtctcctagagatacaaaacaagtacaaaagtatctatagccacagtaaaacgagtcctatattgtcataacctgaaaggccgctcagaaaggaagaagccactgctccaaaaccgccataaaaaagccagactacggtttgcaactgcacatggggacaaagattgtactttttggagaaatgtcctctggtctgatgaaacaaaaatagaactgtttggccataatgaccatcgttatgtttggaggaaaaagggggaggattgcaagccaaagaacaccatcccaagcgTGAAGCACAGGggcagcagcatcatgttgtgggggttctttgctgcaggagggactggtgcacttcacaaaatagatggcatcatgaggatgaggacggacaattatgtggatatattgaagcatcatctcaagacattagtcaggaagttaaagcttggacgcaaatgggctttcaaatggacaatgaccccaagtataattccaaagttgttgcacaatggcttaaggacaacaaagtcaaggtattggagtggccatcacaaagccctgacctcaatcctatagaatatttgtgggcagaactgaaaaagcgtgtgcgagcaaggaggcctacaaacctgacacagcACCACCAACtcagtcaggaggaataggccagaattcacccaatgtattgtgggaagcttgtggaaggctacctgaaacgttagacccaagtttaacaatttaaaggcaatgctaccaaatactaattgagtgtataacTGTAACTTCTgtaacttctgaccaactgggaatgtgatgaaagaaataaaagctgaaataaatcattctctctactattattctgaaatttcacattcttaaaataaaatggggatcctaactgacctaagacaggacatttttactaggattaaatgtcaggaattgtgaaaaactgagtttaaatgtatttggctaaggtgtatgtaaacctccgatttcaactgtatatccatgTCACTCTCAGAGAAAAAAGTAACAATGCAAGGTTTTACACAGTTAAATGTgacacatcattacacacacatgaaggtacccataagcaatcatttctgatggAAAAACACACATTTGTGGAAATAAACTTCACATTGTGACGTTTTAAATATTATTAAATCACATCATTCATAATCACATCCTGTAGAATCATGCTGAAAtgtaacacatgcacacacacaagcatgcactcacacagacatacacagacatacacagacatacacagacagacagacagacagacagacagacagacagacagacagacagacagacagacagacagacagacagacagacagacacacagacagacacacacacagacagacacacacacagacagacacacacacagacagacacacacacagacagacacacacacagaccttttgACAAGACTCCAGAAATTCCTCAATGGTGACCACGCCATCTTTGTTCTTGTCCATTTTCtgacagagtgaaacagagaaaCAGTTGAATATGCTACTCTgatccctggccgtgaccccacacTCCGAAGGGTGTCTCAGTGGGATATGCAACAAACACATTTCCATTCCACACCACACACTGTACAGGTTACACACCTACAgctgaaacaggacaaatataagtaaCCTCTATTTGACCTTTTGGTTGTTCACAAAGTCAGAATTGAACAATGAGGAGGTTATGTCTAGAGGGTCCTTTTAAAACCCTTTGTGAAAAACACGGGAGGTAGAATGAACTAACCCTGGGGCCTGGATTCAATTAGAAAACACTGGAGGTAGAATTATCTAACCCTGGGGCCTGGATTCAATTAGAAAACACTGGAGGTAGAATTAACTAACCCTAGGTTCTGGATTCAATTAGAAAACACTGGAGGTCGAATTATCTAACCCTGGTGCCTGGATTCAATTAGAAAACAATGAAGGTAGAATTATCTAACCCTGGGGCCTGGATTCAATTAGAAAACACTGGAGGTAGAATTATCTAACCCTGGGGCCTGGATTCAATTAGAAAACACTGGAGGTAGAATTAACTAACCCTGGGGCCTGGATCGAATTAGAAAACACTGGAGGTAGAATTATCTAACCCTGGGATAAATAAGATACCGTGCTAAagcatttaaaggtaatttccaattgagccgacaTCTTCTCAGTTTACCTTGAATGTGATCTCCACTAACGCAGTAACATGGCCTTTAAAATGTACTGTTGTCTACAAGCAGATTAGGATTGAATCAAGGTTTAGATATGTGGTTAGTTGTGTTACCTGGAAGAAGTTGTTCAtcagatcctagatctgtggttagttgTGTTACCTGGAAGAAGATGttcatctgatcctagatctgtggttagttgTGTTACCTGGAAGAAGATGTTCATCTGATCCTTGATCTGTGGTTAGTTGTGTTACCTGGAAGAAGATGttcatctgatcctagatctgtggttagttgTGTTACCTGGAAGAAGATGttcatctgatcctagatctgtggttagttgTGTTACCTGGAAGAAGATGTCGACGTGCTCCTTGGGGCGTCGTTCTGCATACAGGGGTACGTACACGTCCCCATCATATCATAGATAGAGCTCATTATATCAGTCAtctcctgaaacacacacacagagacgcacacacaaacacacacacaaatacacatgcacgcacaaacatgcacacattcattttcacacacaaacacgcacacacacacacacagaggggaggATGCGGGAATAGTTTAGAAGAGAAAGAAAACatatttgcacacacacacatacacatagttgaagtcagaagtttacataaaattaggttggagtcattaaaactcgtttttcaaccactccacaaatttcttgttatcaaactatagttttggcaagttggttaggacatctactttgtgcatgacacaagtaatttttccaaccattgtttacagacagattatttcacttataattcactgtatcacaattccagtgggtcagaagtttacatacactaagttgactgtgcctttaaacagcttggaacatttcagaaaattatgtcatggagttataagcttctgataaataatgtcaattagcctgagtcaattggaggtgtacctgtggatgtatgtcaaggcctaccttcaaactcagtgcctctttgcttgacatcaggggaaaatcaaaagaaatcagccaagacctcagaaaataaattgtagacctccacaagtctggttcatcctcaggaacaatttccaaatgcctgaaggtaccatgttcatctgtacaaactatagtacgcaagtataaacaccatggaaccatgcagccatcatactgctcaggaaggggacgtgttctgtctcctagagatgaacgtacttcggtgcgacaagtgcaaatcaatcccataacaacagcaaaggaccttgtgaagatgctggaggaaacaggtacaaaagtatctatatccactgtaaaatgagtccaatatcaacataacctgaaaggccgctcagaaaggaagaagccactgctccaaaaccgccataaaaaagccagactatggtttgcaactgcacatggggacaaagattgtactttttggagaaatgtcctctggtctgatgaaacaaaaatagaactgtttggccataatgaccatcgttatgtttggaggaaaaagggggaggattgcaagccaaagaacaccatcccaagcgtgaagcacgggggcagcagcatcatgttgtgggggttctttgctgcaggagggactggtgcacttcacaaaatagatggcatcatgaggatggacaattaagtggatatattgaagcaacatctcaagacatcagtcaggaagttaaagcttggttgcaaatgggtcttccaaatgggcaatgactccaagcatacttccaaagttgtggcaaaatggcttaaggacaacaaagtcaaggtattggagtggccatcacaaagccctgacatcaatcccatagaacatttgtgggcagaactgaaaaagcacatGTGAGCAGGGagggctacaaacctgactcagttacaccagctctgtcaagaggaatgggccagaattcactcaatgtattgtgggaagcttgtggaaggctacctgaaacgtttgacccaagtttaacaatttaaaggcaatgctaccaaatactaattgagtgtatgtaaacttctgacccactgggaatgtgatgaaagaaataaaagctgaaataaataattctctctactattattctgacatttcacattcttaaaataatgtgttgatcctaactgacctaagacaggggacttttactacgattaaatgtcaggaattgtgaaaaacggagtttaaatgtatttggctaaggtgtatgtaaacttccaacttcaactgtatatacatacacacacacacatcgtacCATACCTCTTTGGTGATGAAGCCATCTTTGTTGAGGTCATAGAGGTTAAAAGCCCAGTTGAGTTTCTCTGTGACAGAGCCTCTCAGGATGATTGACAGGCCTGTGACGAAGTCTTCGAAGCTCACAGAACCATTCTTGTGGGTGTCAAATGCTTCAAACAGAAAATGAGCGTAGGTGCTGGAGTCTGAAacagaggggaaagggggatacctagtcagttgtacaactgaatgcattcaactgaaatgtgtcttctgcatttaacccaacccatctgaatcagagaggtacagggggctgccttaatcgacatccatgtcttcggcgcccggggagtaAGTGAGAGAAGGGGATACTGAGAGACTgaaaggctgagagagagagagaaaaaccttgacaaagtacaggctcagtgagaacagccttgccattgagaaggctAGACaaaggaaaacctggctccctgtagaggaaaggctgtgcaaccacagcAGAAcccgagacagagctgcatttcctgaaaAAATGTCaacaatataaaacaattagagagctTAATTTCCctaaatttgaaacccttattcaaggtttcaaagacctctctgatgagagtagactacccgtcctgttgggggaagatgcagagagctgtgggttggcagcgcactacattgctgcctaacataagatgagggacagtatttatgctgcagtagtttatgtgtcggggggctagggtcagtctgttacatctggagtatttctcttgtcttatccggtgtcctgtgtgaatttaaatatgctctctctaattctctctttctctctttctgtctttctctcggaggacctgagccctaggagcatgcctcaggactacctggtatgatgactccttgctgtccccagtccacctggccgtgctgctgctccagtttcaactgttctgcctgcggctatggaaccctgacctgttcaccggacgtgcttgttgcaccctcgacaactactatgattattattatttgaccatgctggtcatttatgaacattttaacatcttgaccatgttctgttataatatccaccctgcacagccagaagaggactggccacccctcatagcctggttcctctctaggtttcttcctaggtttttggcctttctagggagtttttcctagggagtttttcctagccaccgtgcttctttcacatgcattgcttgctgtttggggttttaggctgggtttctgtacagcactttgagatatcagctgatgtacgaagggctatataaataaatttgatttgatttgacagtgtctgacagaccaaccaacctgcacatgtcctctatgcttattgttgaatgtgtggttattttgacccttggttattgttgttccgttgacaattttgatcaTAATTATGTTAGTATTGTAAATCTCTAAAGTATGATTTGGTAATATGTACATCGTTACGTCATGacaataaaaagagagagagagagagagagagaaaatttcATGCACGGGTGCAGCACACACACTTAAAGACACTCACCTCCCTGAGGAAAGAACTGGGAGTAGATTAACTTGAATGTCTCTTCATCCACCACACCACTAGGACATTCCTATTGGACAATCAACAGAATGTTAGAACACattaagacagagagacagacagacaccactagGACATTCCTATTGAACAATCAACAGAATGTtagaacacacagagatggagagacagacagacaccacgaGGACATTCCTATTGGACAATCAACAGAATGTTAGAACACattaagacagagagacagacagacaccactagGACATTCCTATTGAACAATCAACAGAATGTTAGAACACattaagacagagagacagacagacaccactagGACATTCCTATTGGACAATCAACAGAATGTtagaacacacagagatggagagacagacagacaccactagGACATTCCTATTGAACAATCAACAGAATGTTAGAACACattaagacagagagacagacagacaccactagGACATTCCTATTGAACAATCAACAGAATGTTAGAACACattaagacagagagacagacagacaccactagGACATTCCTATTGGACAATCAACAGAATGTtagaacacacagagatggagagacagacagacaccactagGACATTCCTATTGGACAATCAACAGAATGTtagaacacacagagatggagagacagacagacaccactagGACATTCCTATTGGACAATCAACAGAATGTTAGAACACattaagacagagagacagacagacaccactagGACATTCCTATTGAACAATCAACAGAATGTtagaacacacagagatggagagacagacagacaccactagGACATTCCTATTGGACAATCAACAGAATGTtagaacacacagagatggagagacagaaagacaccaCTAGGGCATTCCTATTGAACAATCAACAGAATGTtagaacacacagagatggagagacagacagacaccactagGGCATTCCTATTGAACAATCAacagaaataacacacacacacaaaatcagagagagagagggggggtcagagagagagacagagacaggtataATATgtttgtgagacagagagagagaaagagagagagaaatactcccAAGTAAGATAATATTCTTTCAAGACAATATCTCAATCAATTCCCAACTTCTGGGCATTTACAAATGACATAAATCTGAATTATTCTGGGTGAGGGAGGAACAGCAAATATTACAGCCAGACATGAATATgactgccatagcctgagggacatcccatgaccactagttccctgaagtatttacattgtatataactgacagtaatacatagtggaaccatcatgcATGTAGCCTGAGGGACatcccatgaccactagttccctgaagtatttacattgtatataactgacagtaatacatagtggaaccatcatccatGTAGCCTGAGGGACatcccatgaccactagttccctgaagtatttacattgtatataactgacagtaatacatagtggaaccatcatccatGTAGCCTGAGGGACatcccatgaccactagttccctgaagtatttacattgtatataactgacaggaatacatagtggaaccatcatccatgtacatgttattgtttatttactagctattctttttattttttataataatttCATAaacttatttttattatttaaatgTATCGACTGTAGATTCCACAATACAACAGCAGTAGTGTTGTACCTGAATACATGATTCCACAATGCAACAGCAGTAGTGTTGTACCTGAATACATGATTATatgtactattattattactactgaaATAAACTGTATTCATTATCCTCATTGCACTGTACTATATTTACTGAAATGCTGTACCACTATACTGCTTTGACAATATCTACAAATTGTATTTCATGTCAATAAAGCAATCTGAATTGGAAATAAATTGGAGTGAgagcgaaaaagagagagaaagagaaagagagagcgagatagggttttaaagagagtgacagacagacagacagacagacagacagacagacagacagacagacagacagacagacagacagacagacagacagacagacagacagacagacagacagacagacagacagacagacagacagacagacagacagacagacagacagacagacagagagtcctCAGGGAGAGACGTGCATTCTTGAAGCCCCTGTAGAGGATCTGTAGTTCTCTCCTGGTGAACTTAGTCTGTTGTAGTAGCTGGTCCAacccctctggtctataacacacTGTAGATAACTCCCCATCCTCCactacactgtctgtaggaggggggagagagagagggaggggaagagaggcatGGTTGTTATGCTTAGTAACTACCCCCtattgtgtgtgagaaagagagaagaagaagtgaAAGAGATAAAGATAGAAGACGGTGATACTCAGTTCCTtgttaccagtggtgtaaagtacttcagttaaaatactgtactttaaagtactacttaagtcacttttgggggtatctgtactctactattcatatttttgacaacttttacttcactacattcttacagaaaacaatgtactttttactccatacattttccctgacacccaaagtactggttacatttcccctgacacccaaagtactggttacattttccctgactcccaaagtactggttacattttccctgacacccaaagtacTGGTTACATTTTCCCTGTCTCCCAAAGTACTGGTTACATTTTCCCTGTCTCCCAAAGTACtggttacattttccctgacacccaaagtactggttacattttccctgacacccaaaagtactggttacattttccctgacacccaaaagtactccttacattttcccttacacccaaaagtactggttacattttcaatgcttagcaggattGTCAGttgtcaaattcacgcacttatcaagagaacatccctggtcatctttactgcctctgatctggcgcactcactaaacacaaatgctttgtttgtaaatgatgtcagagtgtaggagtgtgcccctggctatctgtaaataaaatacaaaaatctaGAAAATGGtggtgtctggtttgcttaatataaggaatttaaaattattaatacttttacttttattttttatacttaGGTGCATTTTAGcaattacttttacttttgattcttaagtTTATatgaaaccaaatacttttagacttttactcaagtagtattttactgggtgacttccacttttacttgagtcattttctattaaaggaTCTTCACTTTTACTTAAATATGACAACTGGTtactttttcaaccactgcaggtagctagcactgcagtttgAGTAGTTTACTTTTTAACTTTTTTATCAAGGAGaagcatcgagagagagagagagagagagatagctatatTTTGTTATATGTTTTCTTCTTCTTAGTTtacctttcacttacttagctagctaatttagctaaTTTAGCAACATCCTAACTCAAATagagaggaatgctatttatgttagctagctgcctAAAGCTATCCAACACGGCAACTCGTCTGTGTAGCGGTTAGCAGTTAGCAGTTAGCGGTTAGCTTCTTCCACCACTGCCTATTACACTTGTTTAGCAAGGGCTTGAAGGGGCGGAGGAACGGAGGAAGGAGTGGGGATATGCAAACGAGCACTTGCTTTGACTGAGTGAGGGGGCGGTTCTGGAGCGACAGCAGGGCAGCAGCTTGAGGAACCTCTGTTTTATAGTTCGCTTGCTGTGGTTGGATGCTGGGTTACCTGGAAGTAACCAATCACAGCACAGATTAGAGCAGGGTGGCACGACCCCATAGAATGGACTCAAAtcacacatatgcatgcacacacacacaagttgaaGTAGTCATTATTCCATCCTGATGCTATAGTTAGTTTGTTGATCTGGCTTTAGGTTATAGTCTCTTATGATAGTTGATAAACTTGCGCTGACCCTCTATGGCCGGTAAACAGCATCAGGGTCCAGTGGTCTTTTAAtggaacatacagtatatcagtTTGTCACATGGCATTTTACCTACCCGTGTtttaactgtatgtgtgtgtcagccaTGCATGCCCTTTCTCCCTTTACTCCGTTCccctgttttcctctctctctctctctctatccatctatcaTCATCAGAAAGGGCAGGCCACTAGTAACCAGCCGTGGTTGTCAGGTTCCATCTACAGAGCGGAGGGTTCCGAGAAGAACAGCAGTCTCCATGGTAACCTGACAGAGGTGTAAACACAGGAGCGTAAGTTCCGGTCTGCTTCCTTCTCACGGTTcagtagctctgtgtgtgtgtgtgtgtgtgtgtgtgtgtgtgtgtgtgtgtgtgtgtgtgtgtgttatcacagTTCCATCAGACACAACAAGGTAGACTATGAAAAGAGCAGGCAGCATGCTATGTTGCTATTGTTTCTGTAGTTGTTGAAGGAGTCTTACTGAAAGATACATTCTGATTGGATTATGTAAATAATCAGAATCCTTCCACTGTATCTTGTAgatttcttcttctttcttctttctttatttcttgtGATGTCATCATTCTCTATCTTCACAATCGAGAGAATGGCTTGGTGTTGTTGATTTATTCCATTCACTTGTGTACCTTAATGGCTTTCAAACGGATTATTGAAGCTTAATGAAATTCTCATTTTgaacacactgaatatagacaTCTGACAGAATCTCTGAGTGGTGTGAGAACCAGGCTCTGACAGAATCTCTGAGTGGTGTGAGAACCAGGCTCTGACAGAATCTCTGAGTGGTGTGAGAACCAGGCTCTGACAGAATCTCTGAGTGGTGTGAGAACCAGGCTCTGACAGAATCTCTGAGTGGTGTGAGAATCCAGGTTTGGTGACAGAATCTCTGAGTGGTGTCTTGGCATGAGAACCAGGCCTGTGTCCTTAATggtaccttattccctatatagtgtcctaCTCTTGACCAGGTAGtgtaccatatagggaatagggtgccatttgtgacgcaggTATAGTGAGATATTATACATAATTCATGACAAGCTGCTCATAAACCCAGTGCAGCGCTATGATGCTTCACTCATAAGGGATTAATCAATACCATTTATcaataatcaatcaatcagatgtaGTTTGGAAAGTCAGGCCAGTCTGAATGGATCGTCATTTCATTCATTTAGTAAACTCTACAATTCAAATCGCTTCCTATCTCACTCATCCTCATAgcaggtacactacatgaccaaaagtatgtggacacctgcctgtcgaacatctcattccaaaaacatgggcattaatatggagttggtcccccctttgctgctataacagcctctactcgtCTGggaaagcagtttggaactcggtagtgagtgtttcaaccgaggacagaggatttttatgagctcttcagtaaggtcattctactgccagtatttgtctatggagattgcatggctgtgtgctcgagtttagacacctgtcagcaacgggtgtggctgaaatagctgaatccactaatttgaaggggtgtccacatactttagtgtatatagtgtattgatATGGTAGTGACTATAATGGTACCTCACCAGCATAACGTCACATCTCCTCTTCACCATGAACAAGTGTGTGGAAGGTCATTCACCTATTAACTTCAGCCAATGAGCATGGCACGCTAAGGCTATCCCACCCCGCTTTCTGATTAACCTATGGGCTCACTCGGGCAATAATCACTTCCCTTTCTGTCAACCAATGGGCATAAATCTCAGGGAGCCTTTATATGTCAACTCATCCCTTGTCTCTCACTTGATGTTCTGCAGTCTTCCAAtgaccttccacctcctccccacCAGCAGCATAACAACCTGAAGGCTAGTCATCAGAACCCCGTTCTCCAAGAGGGGGGGTTAtgaccttccacctcctccccacCAGCAGCATAACAACCTGAAGGCTAGTCATCAGAACCCCGTTCTCCAAGAGGGGGGTTAtgaccttccacctcctccccacCAGCAGCATAACAACCTGAAGGCTAGTCATCAGAACCCCGTTCTCCAAGAGGGGGTTAtgaccttccacctcctccccacCAGCAGCATAACAACCTGAAGGCTAGTCATCAGAACCCCGTTCTCCAAGAGGGGGGGCTGACCCTCACCTCCCCCACCAGCAGCATAACAACCTGAAGGCTAGTCATCAGAACCCCGTTCTCCAAGAGGGGGGTTAtgaccttccacctcctccccacCAGCAGCATAACAACCTGAAGGCTAGTCATCAGAACCCCGTTCTCCAAGAGGGGGTTAtgaccttccacctcctccccacCAGCAGCATAACAACCTGAAGGCTAGTCATCAGAACCCCGTTCTCCAAGAGGGGGGTTAtgaccttccacctcctccccacCAGCAGCATAACAACCTGAAGGCTAGTCATCAGAACCCCGTTCTCCAAGAGGGGGGGGTTAtgaccttccacctcctccccacCAGCAGCATAACAACCTGAAGGCTAGTCATCAGAACCCCGTTCTCCAAGAGGGGGGGTTAtgaccttccacctcctccccacCAGCAGCATAACAACCTGAAGGCTAGTCATCAGAACCCCGTTCTCCAAGAGGGGGGGTTAtgaccttccacctcctccccacCAGCAGCATAACAAC comes from Salmo salar unplaced genomic scaffold, Ssal_v3.1, whole genome shotgun sequence and encodes:
- the LOC106601620 gene encoding LOW QUALITY PROTEIN: Kv channel-interacting protein 4 (The sequence of the model RefSeq protein was modified relative to this genomic sequence to represent the inferred CDS: inserted 1 base in 1 codon), whose product is MVHYLVKKILSEPGSHTTQRFCQSLVLTPLRDSVRAWFSHHSEILSEPGSHTTQRFCNPASNHSKRTIKQRFLKLLPCCRSRTAPSLSQNSVVEDGELSTVCYRPEGLDQLLQQTKFTRRELQILYRGFKNECPSGVVDEETFKLIYSQFFPQGDSSTYAHFLFEAFDTHKNGSVSFEDFVTGLSIILRGSVTEKLNWAFNLYDLNKDGFITKEEMTDIMSSIYDMMGTCTYPCMQNDAPRXHVDIFFQKMDKNKDGVVTIEEFLESCQKDENIMQSMHLFDNVI